In the genome of bacterium, the window TCTTAATAAAAAATATAATTAAAAAAGAAATAGAAGAAAAATTAAATGAAAAATTATCACCGAATACAAAAATTTTATTCTGCCCTCATCATCTTTCTCATGCATCTTCTGCTTTTTTCCCATCTCTTTTTGAAAAAGCATCCATATTAACTATTGATGGTGTTGGAGAATGGGCAACTGCCACACTTGGATTTGGGAATAAAAATAAAATAAATTTCTTCTATGAGTTAAAATTTCCGTCTTCAGTTGGACTTCTTTATTCTTCTTTTACTTACTATACTGGATTTAAAGTTAACGATGGAGAATATAAGTTAATGGGTCTTGCACCTTATGGAAATCCTCATTCAGAAAAAACGAAAAGATATATAAAGACAATAAAAGAAAAATTAATTGAGATAAAAGAAGATGGCTCTATAAAATTAAATATGGATTATTTTGCATTTAATACTTCTTTTAAAATGGTTAATGAGAAAAAATGGATAGAAACTTTTGGAATTCCACCGAGAAAACCAGAGAGTAAAATTTTAACTGAATATGCAGATATGGCATATGCCATTCAGAATGTTCTGGAAGAAATTTTAATAAAGATGGCTAAATTTTTGAAAGAAATTACAAAAGAAAAATATTTAGTTATTGGTGGTGGTGTGGGACTTAATTGTGTAGCAAACAGTAAACTTCTTAAAGAAAAAATTTTTGAAGATATATGGGTTCAACCTGCTGCGACTGATGCAGGTGGGGCAGTTGGTGCTGCTTATGCAGTTTATCATATGTATTTAGGGAAAGAAAGAATTTGTAATGGAAAAGATAAAATGGAAGGATGTTTTTTAGGGCCCGAATATAATTCTTATGAAATAGAAAAAACCTTAAAAAAGTATGATAATTTACAATTTTATAAAGAAGAAAATCAGGATAAATTATGTAATCTTATTGCTAAATTGATTAACGAAAAGAAAATAATTGGATGGTTTTCTGGAAGAATGGAATTTGGACCAAGGGCTCTTGGAGCAAGAAGTATTCTTGCTGATGCAAGAGACCCTGAAATGCAAAAAAAATTAAATCTTAAAATAAAATTTAGAGAGGGATTTAGACCTTTTGCTCCTTCTGTTTTATGGGAAGATACACAAGAATATTTTGAATGGGATAGGCCTTCTCCTTATATGCTTTTTACAGCACCTGTTAAAGAAAATAGAAGAAAAAACATACCAGAAGATTATTATGAGTGGGATATAAAAGATAAATTATATTTTATCAGGTCTGATGTTCCTGCAATAACTCATATTGATTTTTCAGCAAGATTACAAACAGTTCATAAAGAAACAAACTATAAATTTTGGAATCTTATAAAAACTTTTAAAGAGCTTACTGGCTATTCTATTATAATAAATACTTCATTCAATGTTAGAGGTGAACCAATTGTATGTACACCTGAAGATGCTATAAAATGTTTTTTAAAGACAGAAATGGATTGTTTAGTTATGGAAGATTTTATTATTTTTAAAAAGGATAAGAAGGAGAAATAATGAAAAGGAAAAAAGAAATATCAATTTATCATATAATGACTGTTTTAATAATTCTTACTTTCGTTTTTTCATTTTTTATATTTTATATACTCACAAAAGTTTGTATAAATTTATCTTTAAGAATTACCGGTGCAAGTATAATATGGGAAGGATCTTCTTTTAAAATAATACAAAGAACGGAGAGACATTATAGAAATTTTATAGAAAAGATGATTTTTTGTTTTTCAGATAGATATACACAATTATTTTTGCCTCAAATAAGTAAATTACCGAGATTAATAAATCATCCAATAATTCAAAAAGAAATGCCACATAGTGAAAGAGCTTTTTTTAAAAAACCAAAAAATGAATACGTGAGACATGCGACAATGGTTTATACTCCATATGTTCATTACGCTCCTGCACCTGGTTATATGGGTGGAGTTTTTCATAATAATCAACAATTCAGATATCCTGAGAATTTAGACAAGAAAAAGATAAATGAAATAAGAATTTTTATAACAGGTGGTTCTGCTGCATGGGGTTGTCTCATGCCAGATAATAAATCCACAATATCAGCTTTTTTAGAAGAAGAATTTAAAAAATTTCCAGATAAAAATTATTTCTTTAGGGTAATTAATGCTGCATGTGGAGGATATCACACTACTGATGAAAGAATTTGGATATTTAATAGGATTACAGAATTCGAACCGGATGTTATAATTTCATATTCAGGATATAATGACATATATAATGTTTACAGAGTTAAACAAGATTTATTTTCTGCGTTACATAATGAAGGGTCTTATTTTTACTGGGCTTATAGAGAATATGA includes:
- a CDS encoding carbamoyltransferase, whose protein sequence is MKPIYILGISAFYHDSASCLLEDDKIISAVQEERFTRTKHDPSFPINSIKFCLDYANLTPDKLDYIVFYEKPFIKFERLLETHFLHAPKSLIQFVQSMPLWLKERILIKNIIKKEIEEKLNEKLSPNTKILFCPHHLSHASSAFFPSLFEKASILTIDGVGEWATATLGFGNKNKINFFYELKFPSSVGLLYSSFTYYTGFKVNDGEYKLMGLAPYGNPHSEKTKRYIKTIKEKLIEIKEDGSIKLNMDYFAFNTSFKMVNEKKWIETFGIPPRKPESKILTEYADMAYAIQNVLEEILIKMAKFLKEITKEKYLVIGGGVGLNCVANSKLLKEKIFEDIWVQPAATDAGGAVGAAYAVYHMYLGKERICNGKDKMEGCFLGPEYNSYEIEKTLKKYDNLQFYKEENQDKLCNLIAKLINEKKIIGWFSGRMEFGPRALGARSILADARDPEMQKKLNLKIKFREGFRPFAPSVLWEDTQEYFEWDRPSPYMLFTAPVKENRRKNIPEDYYEWDIKDKLYFIRSDVPAITHIDFSARLQTVHKETNYKFWNLIKTFKELTGYSIIINTSFNVRGEPIVCTPEDAIKCFLKTEMDCLVMEDFIIFKKDKKEK